A genomic window from Quercus lobata isolate SW786 chromosome 10, ValleyOak3.0 Primary Assembly, whole genome shotgun sequence includes:
- the LOC115963719 gene encoding TORTIFOLIA1-like protein 3 isoform X2, translating to MAHNLKHRVFTCLTKLSDRDTQSIATSELESIARTLEPNQFQTFLSCIHSTDTSDKSPVRKQCVNLLAVLSETHGNTLSPYLTKMLSSITRRLRDPDSSVRSACVNSVAALSSQITKPPFSSFLKPLSDALFTEPDLPAQIGAALCLASAIDAAPDPDPARLARMLPRFEKLLKCESFKAKSALLALIGSVVGTGAASFGGVVKNLVPCLVEFLSSEDWAARKAAAEALLSLAVVQRDSLPEYKANCLKVFETRRYDKVKAVREVMNEMIEAWKQIPDVSDELSPPPPSASSSKENGGDGCYPSGSKNSRGSAFETPQFRKRPVVASRLTPADSSSVTTARKRSPLKSNDKKPNSALFRKLGNKKPSDWKVEIAVSNASGAFEVDCKERNENIPEGRSFEKNKLTKPETKRALFSKNVDGYKNGSRVAPCQEESPASTVVVSNNVTEDLRKNHKESEDLSLIRNQLVQIENQQSSLLDLLQMCVHVHLTLLHTIEGLKL from the exons ATGGCTCATAATCTCAAGCACCGGGTTTTCACGTGCCTTACCAAGCTCTCCGACCGTGATACTCAGTCTATAGCGACGTCTGAACTCGAATCCATTGCTCGGACTCTTGAACCGAACCAGTTCCAAACTTTTCTCTCCTGCATTCACTCCACCGACACTTCCGACAAATCTCCCGTACGGAAACAATGCGTGAACCTCTTGGCGGTTCTCTCGGAGACTCACGGGAACACTCTCTCGCCGTACCTGACCAAAATGCTCTCCTCCATAACCCGGCGGCTCCGCGACCCGGACTCCTCGGTCCGATCCGCCTGCGTCAACTCCGTCGCGGCGCTCTCCTCTCAAATCACGAAGCCGCCGTTCAGCTCGTTTCTGAAGCCTCTCTCCGACGCGCTCTTCACGGAGCCGGACTTGCCCGCGCAGATCGGAGCGGCGCTGTGCTTGGCTTCGGCGATCGACGCCGCTCCGGACCCGGACCCGGCGAGGCTGGCGAGGATGTTGCCGAGGTTTGAGAAATTGCTGAAATGCGAGAGCTTCAAGGCAAAGTCGGCGCTTCTAGCGCTGATTGGGAGCGTGGTTGGTACCGGTGCGGCGTCGTTTGGAGGAGTGGTGAAAAACTTAGTGCCTTGCTTGGTCGAGTTCTTGAGTAGCGAGGATTGGGCGGCGAGAAAGGCGGCTGCGGAGGCGCTACTTAGTTTGGCGGTGGTTCAGAGAGATTCGCTGCCGGAGTATAAGGCTAACTGCTTGAAAGTCTTCGAAACTCGTCGATACGATAAG GTTAAGGCAGTTAGAGAGGTTATGAATGAAATGATAGAGGCATGGAAGCAAATTCCTGATGTTTCGGATGAGCTATCACCGCCACCACCATCAGCTTCTTCTTCCAAAG AGAATGGAGGTGATGGATGTTACCCGTCTGGGTCCAAAAATTCTCGTGGTTCTGCTTTCGAAACTCCTCAATTTAGGAAGAGACCCGTTGTGGCTAGCCGGTTGACTCCAGCTGATAGTTCATCTGTCACCACTGCTAGGAAGAGAAGTCCTTTGAAGAGCAATGACAAGAAACCAAATTCAGCATTGTTCCGGAAACTAGGCAACAAGAAACCTTCAGACTGGAAAGTTGAGATTGCAGTATCCAATGCTTCTGGAGCTTTTGAGGTTGATTGTAAGGAGAGAAATGAGAATATCCCTGAGGGAAGgagttttgagaaaaataagTTAACAAAGCCTGAAACAAAGCGGGCACTTTTCAGTAAGAATGTTGATGGGTACAAGAATGGATCACGTGTGGCTCCATGTCAAGAGGAGAGCCCAGCATCCACTGTTGTTGTCAGCAATAATGTTACTGAGGATTTACGTAAGAACCACAAAGAGAGTGAGGATTTATCTTTGATCCGTAACCAACTCGTTCAGATCGAAAATCAGCAATCCAGTCTACTAGATCTCCTGCAG ATGTGCGTGCATGTGCATCTGACACTCTTGCACACAATTGAAGGCTTGAAGTTATAG
- the LOC115963719 gene encoding TORTIFOLIA1-like protein 3 isoform X1, whose amino-acid sequence MAHNLKHRVFTCLTKLSDRDTQSIATSELESIARTLEPNQFQTFLSCIHSTDTSDKSPVRKQCVNLLAVLSETHGNTLSPYLTKMLSSITRRLRDPDSSVRSACVNSVAALSSQITKPPFSSFLKPLSDALFTEPDLPAQIGAALCLASAIDAAPDPDPARLARMLPRFEKLLKCESFKAKSALLALIGSVVGTGAASFGGVVKNLVPCLVEFLSSEDWAARKAAAEALLSLAVVQRDSLPEYKANCLKVFETRRYDKVKAVREVMNEMIEAWKQIPDVSDELSPPPPSASSSKENGGDGCYPSGSKNSRGSAFETPQFRKRPVVASRLTPADSSSVTTARKRSPLKSNDKKPNSALFRKLGNKKPSDWKVEIAVSNASGAFEVDCKERNENIPEGRSFEKNKLTKPETKRALFSKNVDGYKNGSRVAPCQEESPASTVVVSNNVTEDLRKNHKESEDLSLIRNQLVQIENQQSSLLDLLQRFIGSSQNGMRSLETRVHGLELALDEISYDLALSTGRMTDADSLRMKCCLLPGADFLSSKFWRKTEGRYSSSRFSTSSATPSVPVTRYRADLNGNAETVNSENRRIRLQGGGGFIVNPLAEIQSDSRGISEVAHR is encoded by the exons ATGGCTCATAATCTCAAGCACCGGGTTTTCACGTGCCTTACCAAGCTCTCCGACCGTGATACTCAGTCTATAGCGACGTCTGAACTCGAATCCATTGCTCGGACTCTTGAACCGAACCAGTTCCAAACTTTTCTCTCCTGCATTCACTCCACCGACACTTCCGACAAATCTCCCGTACGGAAACAATGCGTGAACCTCTTGGCGGTTCTCTCGGAGACTCACGGGAACACTCTCTCGCCGTACCTGACCAAAATGCTCTCCTCCATAACCCGGCGGCTCCGCGACCCGGACTCCTCGGTCCGATCCGCCTGCGTCAACTCCGTCGCGGCGCTCTCCTCTCAAATCACGAAGCCGCCGTTCAGCTCGTTTCTGAAGCCTCTCTCCGACGCGCTCTTCACGGAGCCGGACTTGCCCGCGCAGATCGGAGCGGCGCTGTGCTTGGCTTCGGCGATCGACGCCGCTCCGGACCCGGACCCGGCGAGGCTGGCGAGGATGTTGCCGAGGTTTGAGAAATTGCTGAAATGCGAGAGCTTCAAGGCAAAGTCGGCGCTTCTAGCGCTGATTGGGAGCGTGGTTGGTACCGGTGCGGCGTCGTTTGGAGGAGTGGTGAAAAACTTAGTGCCTTGCTTGGTCGAGTTCTTGAGTAGCGAGGATTGGGCGGCGAGAAAGGCGGCTGCGGAGGCGCTACTTAGTTTGGCGGTGGTTCAGAGAGATTCGCTGCCGGAGTATAAGGCTAACTGCTTGAAAGTCTTCGAAACTCGTCGATACGATAAG GTTAAGGCAGTTAGAGAGGTTATGAATGAAATGATAGAGGCATGGAAGCAAATTCCTGATGTTTCGGATGAGCTATCACCGCCACCACCATCAGCTTCTTCTTCCAAAG AGAATGGAGGTGATGGATGTTACCCGTCTGGGTCCAAAAATTCTCGTGGTTCTGCTTTCGAAACTCCTCAATTTAGGAAGAGACCCGTTGTGGCTAGCCGGTTGACTCCAGCTGATAGTTCATCTGTCACCACTGCTAGGAAGAGAAGTCCTTTGAAGAGCAATGACAAGAAACCAAATTCAGCATTGTTCCGGAAACTAGGCAACAAGAAACCTTCAGACTGGAAAGTTGAGATTGCAGTATCCAATGCTTCTGGAGCTTTTGAGGTTGATTGTAAGGAGAGAAATGAGAATATCCCTGAGGGAAGgagttttgagaaaaataagTTAACAAAGCCTGAAACAAAGCGGGCACTTTTCAGTAAGAATGTTGATGGGTACAAGAATGGATCACGTGTGGCTCCATGTCAAGAGGAGAGCCCAGCATCCACTGTTGTTGTCAGCAATAATGTTACTGAGGATTTACGTAAGAACCACAAAGAGAGTGAGGATTTATCTTTGATCCGTAACCAACTCGTTCAGATCGAAAATCAGCAATCCAGTCTACTAGATCTCCTGCAG AGATTCATTGGGAGCTCACAAAATGGAATGCGTTCTTTGGAGACACGGGTGCATGGCCTAGAGTTGGCACTGGATGAGATCTCATATGATCTAGCTTTATCAACTGGGAGGATGACTGATGCTGATTCCCTCAGAATGAAATGTTGCCTGCTGCCTGGTGCAGATTTTTTGAGCTCCAAGTTCTGGAGGAAGACAGAAGGCCGGTATTCATCCTCAAGGTTTTCTACTTCCAGTGCCACCCCTTCTGTGCCTGTCACGCGCTACAGAGCTGATTTGAATGGAAATGCTGAAACTGTGAATTCAGAGAACCGTAGAATTCGGCTGCAGGGTGGTGGTGGGTTCATTGTGAATCCACTGGCAGAGATTCAGAGTGATTCAAGGGGTATTTCAGAGGTGGCACATCGCTAA